The nucleotide window GACGAGGGATTAAGGCTCGAATCTAACTAAATTTTCATTCTCTACTTAATACTTTTGGTCCATCTCCTACTTTAGATACTATTATTCTCTTTATTTCTAGAGATTTTAAGAATTCTAAAATATCTCCTATATTTCTTTCTGTAGTAAAAATGTGAGGATTTGGTCCAGCATCAAATGTATAACCAGCCTTCCCATAATCATGTATCCATTCCATAATCCTTATGGAAGTATCGTTTAAGTAAAAGAAGGATGGCCAACTATCCAATATTACTGCGTGCATACTATTACTATGTCTCATCATAAGATAGTAGAATTTCTTCTCATCCCTATTCCTTATAGCCTCAATAACTTCATTAAATGTCTTCTCAATGTATTTAAGCCTACATTCCATTAGTTCTGAAGTTTCAGCTGATCTTATCATACCCTTTCTAGAAGAGATTTTCTTTTCTTTCTCACTTAATATAGGAATAATATCCACTAATTCACTCCAATAGTCATGCCGGAAGATTTGATAACAATAAGAATCCTCTCCATCTTCTCTCTCCCCCTTATTCCATACTACAAATCCTCCAAACATACTTCTACATGCACTTCCAGATCCCAGTCTAGCTATTTTGGAAAGCTCTTCGGATTTGAGGTTTAACTCCAGTAACTCATTTAGACTAAAGGCTAACGCTGCAATCCCTGCTGCAGAAGACGCTAATCCCGCATTAATAGGAAATTTTGACTTTGACTCAACTTTAACGTGAAATTCCTTGCCAACGATTTTCTTAAAGGTATCCAAGACCCTTCCAGCATACTCTTTCATTTCATCTTCTGATAAGATCCTATCGTTAACTATTACAATATTCTTATCGTTTAAGGTTACTTTGGTAATCACTGATAACTGATCATCTAAAGTAATCGATAATGAGTTGTTGAGCGGTAAATTTAGTCTTTCATCTCCCCTTTTTCCCCAGTACTTTACAACGGCTATATTTGACGGTGCAGAAACTGTTACAGACTTTAACACGATTGTAAGAATACTCCATTACTTATTAACTTTAACTAGCTCATATAATTCCTTTTTAGACACTTCATTACCCTTTTTAAATATTCCCTTCTTGCTGATTGAAATATTATCTATTATTATCTCGTTATCGTTCTCAATTCTTAAACCCAGATCAATTAGTTTCTCGATTAAGTCTAAATCCCTTATTCCATAATATTTAAGGAGAAGCAAAGCTCTCATGTCTTTAACCTTTCTAATTCTGCCTAAATTGAACGGCTCTAAATTAACCTTTTCGAGAATTAGACTTAAATAATACGTTGCCTCTAAACTCTTTCCATCTATAAATGTGAATCCATTAATTGTCCATATTCTAACGTAATCCTTAAATACGTCAACCTTAGAGTAAGGAAGTTTAGTAGCTTCTAGCTTATCTAAAATTTCCCTCTTAGAGGGTATATTATGGAATTCTATGCCAAATCTAGTAGTATATAATTCCTCTGATTCTTCTAGAATATCTTCCATATCTTTTATGTATAGATTCGATAAATTTAAAATAATATTCCTTCTTATGGCTCTAATACTAACCTTGTTATGAAGAAACTCAACCTTGTAATTATATGCCTTTATATTGTATTTTCTTAGTATCTTGACTAAATCGTTTAGTACGTTATCATCGCTACAATCTGTACGTATAATGTATTTGTCAATAATTACCTTTTCCACAACTGTTCTTAGATAAATTAACCTATATATTAATTATAACAATTCCTCAAGAATGGCGAACGGTAAAAAATATTCAAATATGCTCCATACATAATATATGATATTTAGGGCGCGCACTTTTTAAAGTTTATAATTACTATAATCTCCTCCAAGAGAATTTCCATAAATATTTAAGATCTAAGGTGAATAAAGTAAATTTGTGCAAATGCTATTGATTATTTTGTATATATAGTCGTAGCATACTTATTCTGATAGTTCCTTAAAACAAACATTTATTTACTCTAT belongs to Saccharolobus solfataricus and includes:
- the mvaD gene encoding diphosphomevalonate decarboxylase; amino-acid sequence: MLKSVTVSAPSNIAVVKYWGKRGDERLNLPLNNSLSITLDDQLSVITKVTLNDKNIVIVNDRILSEDEMKEYAGRVLDTFKKIVGKEFHVKVESKSKFPINAGLASSAAGIAALAFSLNELLELNLKSEELSKIARLGSGSACRSMFGGFVVWNKGEREDGEDSYCYQIFRHDYWSELVDIIPILSEKEKKISSRKGMIRSAETSELMECRLKYIEKTFNEVIEAIRNRDEKKFYYLMMRHSNSMHAVILDSWPSFFYLNDTSIRIMEWIHDYGKAGYTFDAGPNPHIFTTERNIGDILEFLKSLEIKRIIVSKVGDGPKVLSRE